In one Brassica oleracea var. oleracea cultivar TO1000 chromosome C9, BOL, whole genome shotgun sequence genomic region, the following are encoded:
- the LOC106317230 gene encoding uncharacterized protein LOC106317230: protein MPTFSAAVFDTTLNDHQQTKAKTFSCLYATPKEIPLPYSPYSSPPSPYIVNHKARRPTPLLKSSFDDVEATTTSSTYSEDDTNGVLGRPVWDSTPLQGNFWGKKSASHKSNGDIGSADDDNCLAWESYLLESVRTKANKDHVPEYFYDRGQSVSFTSNSDVREDARADNSHYLSSSGGEFYDARDELSTDSGTPSSVNNVEAELRLSLLMESEKRRQAEETLEEMQVHWRRLRQQLAHVGLFLPLDPTSTQYSMNIADELRCQLEFTRFVSDSLDIELAKAEVEMEMTSELEAKKFEITQLSNRLHYSETVNQEMSQRNQEAIEDARREKKKKRKRRQRWIWGSIAVSITLGGAVLAYPTANSLTDVAQPRPSPIK, encoded by the exons ATGCCTACGTTTTCTGCTGCCGTTTTTGATACAACACTAAACGATCATCAGCAAACGAAAGCAAAAACATTCTCTTGTCTCTATGCCACTCCTAAAGAGATCCCACTTCCTTATTCCCCGTATTCCTCCCCTCCATCTCCCTATATCGTCAACCACAAAGCACGCAGACCAACTCCTCTTTTGAAGAGCTCCTTTGATGATGTGGAGGCGACGACTACCTCCTCCACATATTCAGAGGATGACACCAATGGCGTTTTGGGACGTCCTGTTTGGGATTCTACTCCCCTTCAGGGGAACTTTTGGGGCAAGAAGTCTGCAAGTCATAAAAGTAATGGTGACATCGGAAGCGCTGATGATGACAATTGTCTAGCATGGGAAAGTTACCTGTTGGAGTCAGTCAGAACAAAAGCTAACAAGGATCATGTACCTGAATATTTCTATGACAGAGGCCAATCAGTAAGCTTTACAAGCAATTCAGATGTACGAGAAGATGCAAGAGCTGATAATTCACACTATCTCTCTTCATCTGGTGGAGAGTTTTATGATGCTCGTGATG AACTATCAACCGACAGCGGAACGCCGAGTTCAGTTAACAACGTTGAAGCTGAACTGAGGTTGAGTTTGCTGATGGAAAGCGAGAAGAGAAGGCAAGCAGAGGAGACTCTGGAGGAAATGCAAGTTCATTGGCGGAGGCTCCGACAGCAGTTGGCCCATGTGGGTCTGTTCCTTCCTCTAGATCCCACCAGCACCCAATACAGCATGAACATAGCAGATGAACTACGTTGTCAACTCGAGTTCACCAGGTTTGTCTCTGACTCACTTGACATTGAGTTGGCCAAGGCAGAGGTAGAGATGGAGATGACTTCTGAGCTCGAAGCTAAGAAGTTTGAAATCACCCAGTTATCTAACCGCCTTCACTATTCCGAGACTGTGAACCAGGAAATGTCCCAGCGCAACCAAGAGGCCATAG AGGATGCAAGGCGAGAGAAGAAGAAGAAGAGAAAGAGGAGGCAGAGATGGATTTGGGGATCAATTGCAGTAAGCATCACGCTTGGTGGTGCAGTCTTGGCTTACCCTACCGCAAATTCATTGACAGATGTAGCTCAACCTCGGCCGTCACCAATCAAATGA
- the LOC106318956 gene encoding mannan endo-1,4-beta-mannosidase 7-like — MKPLCLIIFLSIVIQQSYLKLGVDASSRDGFVRTKGVQFSLNGYPYYANGFNAYWLMYVASDPIQRPKISAAFQEASSHGLTVARTWAFSDGGYRPLQYSPGSYNEDMFQGLDFAIAEARKHGIKIILSFANNYVSFGGKKQYVDWARSQGRPVSSEDDFFTDSLVKDFYKNHIKAVLNRFNTFTKFQYKDDPTIMAWELMNEPRCPSDPTGRTIQAWITEMAAHVKSLDSNHLLEAGLEGFYGQSSPQSKTLNPPGQFGTDFIANNRIPGIDFVTAHSYPDEWFVDASEQFQMEFLNKWLDAHIQDAQNILRKPIILAEFGKSTKKAGYSPAQRDVVFNTVYTKIYESAKRGGAAAGGLFWQLLVNGMDNFQDGYGIILGQSSSTVNVIAQQSRKLTLIRKIFARMINVEKWKRARGYGPVREGGDNHNIPN; from the exons ATGAAGCCTTTGTGTCTGATCATATTCCTATCGATCGTGATCCAACAAAGCTACTTGAAGCTAGGAGTAGATGCGTCTTCGAGGGATGGGTTCGTGAGAACCAAAGGTGTTCAGTTTAGCCTCAATGGCTATCCTTATTACGCTAACGGCTTCAATGCCTATTGGCTCATGTACGTCGCCTCCGATCCAATCCAAAGGCCTAAGATCTCTGCCGCCTTCCAAGAGGCCTCTAGCCATGGTCTGACCGTAGCTCGAACCTGGGCTTTCAGTGACGGCGGTTACAGGCCTCTCCAGTATTCCCCTGGCTCTTACAACGAGGATATGTTTCAG GGTTTGGATTTTGCGATAGCTGAAGCAAGAAAGCATGGTATAAAGATCATACTGAGCTTTGCTAATAACTACGTGAGCTTTGGAGGGAAGAAACAATATGTGGACTGGGCTAGAAGCCAAGGCCGTCCTGTATCTTCTGAAGACGACTTCTTCACAGACTCTCTTGTTAAAGATTTCTACAAGAACCATATCAAG GCTGTGCTGAACAGATTCAATACTTTCACAAAATTTCAATACAAAGATGACCCAACAATTATGGCTTGGGAGCTCATGAATGAGCCTCGTTGCCCCTCAGATCCAACCGGAAGAACCATTCAG GCTTGGATTACTGAAATGGCTGCTCATGTGAAATCACTAGATAGCAACCACCTGCTTGAAGCTGGCCTCGAAGGTTTCTACGGCCAGTCCTCACCTCAAAGCAAGACTCTGAACCCACCAGGCCAGTTTGGAACCGATTTCATCGCCAATAACCGCATCCCGGGAATTGATTTCGTCACGGCTCACTCTTACCCTGACGAATG GTTTGTAGACGCAAGCGAGCAATTCCAAATGGAGTTCTTAAACAAATGGCTGGACGCACACATCCAAGACGCTCAGAACATTCTCCGCAAACCCATAATCTTAGCAGAGTTCGGAAAATCAACTAAGAAAGCAGGCTACTCTCCCGCGCAGAGAGACGTCGTCTTCAACACCGTGTACACCAAGATCTACGAGTCTGCCAAACGAGGAGGAGCCGCAGCGGGAGGACTGTTCTGGCAGCTTCTGGTCAACGGAATGGATAATTTTCAAGATGGGTATGGGATCATACTTGGCCAAAGCTCCTCGACGGTTAACGTCATCGCTCAGCAGTCGCGGAAGCTGACTTTGATTCGCAAAATCTTCGCGAGGATGATCAATGTGGAGAAATGGAAGAGAGCCAGAGGATATGGACCAGTAAGAGAAGGAGGTGACAATCACAATATTCCGAATTGA
- the LOC106318955 gene encoding putative pentatricopeptide repeat-containing protein At3g47840 has protein sequence MTVMRNGGRFRQFCTASVSLLEKPVDKFVHQTRIPIQAVSFDTNYQLRQLIDSGNLRDARQVFDKMPHRDVFSWTAIIQGYVAATNYNEALILFSAMHLDPRVSADTHVLSVALKACGQSSNVSFGESLHSFAEKTSLLSSVFVGSALIDLYKRTGMIDKSCRVFSEMDFKNTVTWTTIITGLVHAGRHKEGLVYFTEMSRFRDLPDTFTFAIALKACACLRQLRYGQGIHTHVIVKGFGAVLCVANSLFTMYTECGEMEDALRLFESMSERDVVSWTSLITAYSRIGQEENAVNTFLLMRNSEVYPNEQTFASMFAACASLSRLVWGEQLHGNVFSLGIVDSLSVINSMMKMYSTCGKLDSASVLFRGMRCRDIISWSTIIGGYSQGGFVEEGFEYFSWMRQSGTKPTDFALASLLSVSGNMAVLEQGRQVHALSLHLGLEQNPTICSALITMYSKCGSIAEASKVFEETNIADIVALTAMTNGYAEHGKSKEAIDLFEKSLNVGFRPDVVTFISVLNACAHSGQLDLGFHYFNVMRERYNMSPAKEHYGCMVDLLCRAGRLSEAEKMIDEMPCEKDDVVWTTLLRACTAKRDIERGRRAAERMLELDPTSSTALVTLANIYSSTGKWKEAAIVRKSMKSKGVMKEPGWSSILIKDQVSAFASGGQSHPQCEDIYSILELVVHRYVCAIKGAFESTQICDP, from the coding sequence ATGACTGTTATGAGAAATGGCGGTAGATTCCGACAGTTTTGTACAGCTTCGGTTTCATTGCTTGAGAAACCTGTCGACAAGTTTGTGCACCAAACCCGTATCCCAATTCAGGCGGTTTCTTTCGATACGAATTACCAGCTTCGACAACTCATTGATTCGGGGAATCTGCGAGATGCTCGCCAAGTGTTCGACAAAATGCCGCACAGAGACGTCTTTTCATGGACAGCCATCATTCAGGGATACGTAGCTGCCACAAACTATAACGAAGCGCTGATTCTCTTCTCCGCAATGCATCTTGATCCTCGCGTCTCAGCAGATACCCACGTGCTGAGTGTTGCACTCAAGGCCTGTGGTCAAAGCTCCAACGTTTCGTTTGGAGAGTCTTTACACTCTTTTGCGGAGAAAACTTCTCTGCTCAGCTCTGTCTTCGTCGGAAGTGCTTTAATTGATTTGTACAAGAGAACCGGAATGATCGACAAGAGCTGCAGAGTTTTCAGTGAAATGGATTTTAAAAATACGGTGACGTGGACAACAATCATAACGGGCCTTGTTCACGCTGGTCGCCACAAGGAAGGGCTTGTCTACTTTACCGAGATGTCGAGGTTCAGAGACTTACCTGATACTTTTACATTTGCTATCGCCTTGAAGGCTTGTGCCTGTTTGCGTCAGCTCAGATACGGACAGGGGATTCATACTCATGTGATTGTGAAAGGCTTCGGTGCCGTCCTATGCGTGGCTAACTCGCTCTTCACAATGTATACCGAGTGTGGGGAAATGGAAGACGCGCTGCGTTTGTTTGAGAGTATGAGTGAGAGGGATGTTGTTTCCTGGACAAGCCTTATCACTGCGTATAGCCGTATAGGTCAAGAGGAAAACGCTGTGAACACTTTCTTACTGATGAGAAACTCTGAAGTATATCCCAATGAACAAACGTTTGCGTCCATGTTCGCTGCATGCGCGAGTCTTTCTAGGCTCGTTTGGGGAGAGCAGCTCCACGGTAATGTTTTCTCTCTAGGGATAGTTGATTCTTTGTCAGTTATCAACTCTATGATGAAAATGTATTCAACATGTGGGAAGTTAGACTCTGCTTCTGTCCTGTTCCGAGGAATGAGATGCAGAGACATTATCTCGTGGAGCACGATCATCGGAGGGTACTCTCAAGGCGGATTTGTAGAAGAAGGTTTTGAGTATTTCTCATGGATGAGACAATCAGGGACAAAGCCTACTGATTTCGCTCTCGCTAGCTTGCTGAGCGTTTCGGGAAACATGGCTGTTCTTGAGCAAGGCAGGCAAGTCCACGCGCTTTCACTTCACCTCGGTTTAGAACAGAACCCCACGATATGCAGTGCGCTGATTACTATGTACTCGAAATGTGGAAGCATCGCAGAAGCTTCAAAGGTATTTGAAGAAACGAACATAGCTGATATTGTTGCTTTGACAGCTATGACCAACGGATATGCAGAACATGGAAAGAGCAAAGAAGCTATCGATCTGTTTGAGAAGAGTCTAAACGTTGGTTTCAGACCCGACGTTGTGACTTTCATCAGCGTCCTCAACGCCTGCGCTCATTCGGGACAGCTCGACCTCGGTTTTCACTACTTCAACGTGATGCGAGAGAGGTACAACATGAGTCCAGCCAAGGAACACTACGGTTGCATGGTTGATCTGTTGTGCCGAGCAGGGCGGTTAAGCGAAGCAGAGAAGATGATCGATGAGATGCCGTGTGAGAAGGATGACGTGGTCTGGACCACGCTTCTCAGAGCGTGTACGGCCAAAAGAGACATTGAACGTGGGAGAAGAGCGGCGGAGAGGATGTTGGAGCTGGATCCTACTTCTTCTACTGCGCTCGTAACACTAGCTAATATATATTCGAGCACAGGGAAGTGGAAAGAGGCTGCGATTGTAAGGAAGAGTATGAAATCAAAAGGCGTGATGAAAGAGCCTGGATGGTCTTCGATTTTGATCAAGGATCAGGTTTCAGCTTTTGCATCTGGTGGTCAGTCTCATCCACAATGTGAAGATATATACAGTATCTTGGAATTAGTAGTTCATAGATACGTTTGTGCAATAAAGGGAGCTTTTGAGTCGACTCAAATTTGTGATCCTTAA
- the LOC106313396 gene encoding GTPase Era-like: MAASPNIPPTLSRYKFFSTSVVENPNFSPHHHNIDNRRRRLIKSHLQAQNNTTAISYGGPRTELASSKKLWIRQQRSFSETEVEQGQLGDDEEEELEASLLSLSVKPDRNMALLDDYEMEELGHTPPDTNHRSGYVAVVGMPNVGKSTLSNQMIGQKISIVTDKPQTTRHRILGICSTPDYQMILYDTPGVIEKKMHRLDTMMMKNVRDAAINADCVVILVDACKTPANIDQVLKEGLGDLQKRPPMLLVMNKKDLIKPGEIAKKLEWYEKFTDVDEVIPVSAKYGHGVEDVKEWILSKLPFGPPYYPKDIVSEHPERFFVTEIVREKIFMQYRNEVPYSCQVNVLSYKTRPAAKDFIRVEVVVDKNSQKIILIGKEGKALKTLATAARLDIEDFLQKKVFLEVEVKVKENWRQDEGLLKYYGYGGQIRAM, encoded by the exons ATGGCGGCCTCCCCGAATATTCCACCCACTCTTTCCCGCTACAAATTCTTCTCTACTTCCGTCGTTGAGAACCCTAACTTCTCTCCACATCATCACAATATCGATAACCGTCGGCGGAGACTGATCAAATCGCATCTTCAAGCGCAGAACAATACTACCGCTATCAGCTACGGCGGTCCTCGGACGGAACTCGCCTCCTCGAAGAAGCTATGGATCAGGCAACAACGAAGCTTCAGCGAAACGGAGGTTGAGCAAGGACAATTAGGAGATGATGAAGAAGAAGAGCTAGAGGCGAGCCTGCTCTCGTTGAGCGTGAAGCCGGACAGAAACATGGCGTTGCTCGACGATTACGAGATGGAGGAGCTTGGCCACACTCCTCCTGATACTAATCATCGCAGCG GATACGTGGCGGTGGTTGGGATGCCGAACGTGGGGAAAAGCACGCTTTCGAATCAAATGATTGGTCAGAAGATCTCCATTGTTACTGATAAACCTCAAACCACGAGGCATCGGATTCTCGGTATCTGCTCTACCCCTGATTATCAG ATGATACTTTATGATACGCCTGGTGTAATCGAGAAGAAGATGCATAGGTTAGACACTATGATGATGAAGAATGTGCGTGACGCTGCCATCAACGCCGACTGCGTTGTCATTCTTGTTGATGCTTGTAAAACGCCTGCTAAT ATAGACCAAGTCTTGAAAGAGGGCTTGGGAGACCTCCAAAAGAGGCCACCCATGCTCCTTGTTATGAACAAGAAAGATCTCATTAAACCTGGTGAGATTGCCAAGAAACTCGAG TGGTATGAAAAATTTACTGATGTTGATGAAGTTATACCTGTGAGCGCAAAGTACGGACATGGAGTAGAGGATGTGAAAGAGTGGATCTTATCCAAACTTCCCTTTGGCCCACCTTATTATCCCAAG GATATTGTGAGTGAGCACCCAGAGAGATTCTTTGTTACTGAGATCGTTAGAGAGAAGATATTTATGCAGTACCGAAATGAAGTTCCTTATTCATGCCAG GTGAACGTGTTGAGCTACAAAACTAGACCAGCTGCAAAAGATTTTATTCGAGTGGAAGTAGTAGTGGATAAAAATTCACAGAAGATCATCCTTATAGGAAAA GAAGGGAAAGCTTTGAAGACGCTAGCAACGGCTGCTCGACTTGACATTGAAGATTTCCTTCAGAAAAAAGTCTTCCTTGAG GTGGAAGTGAAAGTGAAAGAGAATTGGAGACAAGATGAGGGACTTCTCAAGTACTATGGATATGGAGGACAGATCAGAGCTATGTAA